In a single window of the Anaerotruncus rubiinfantis genome:
- a CDS encoding [FeFe] hydrogenase, group A, which produces MSKGIMYIDGKRVAFDGEKNVLAVIRKAGIEIPTFCYYSELSVYGACRMCVVENEWGGVEASCSMQPRDGMKIRTNTAKLQKHRKMILELLLAAHCRDCTVCEKNGKCKLQELSLQYGIRRIRFEDTREKMELDRSSKSILRDPNKCILCGDCVRMCSEVQGMGVIDFAHRGSNLRIMPAFGREIGETDCVGCGQCAAVCPTGAITIKGDIGRAWKAIQDPEKRVVVQIAPAVRVAIGEEFGLAPGENVMGKLVAALKLMGVDYVFDTTLGADLTVMEEASEFLKRIETGGPFPMFTSCCPAWVRYVEKRKPEYLTNISSCKSPMEMFGAVLKEHYKSMQAVDGKETVVIAIMPCTAKKSEAARSEFVRAGLVDVDYVLTTQEVSTMIKENGIVFDEIESESPDMPFGLGSGAGVIFGATGGVAEAVIRRCAEQKDSNTLREIEFCGVRGMEAVKEAAITVDGQEIKIAVVNGLGKAQELIGKIESGEASYHLVEVMACPGGCIGGAGQPLGFTKQREERAKGIYSVDQQSQIKRSEENPMIMALYNGVLRKNRHELLHVHYQGGSEE; this is translated from the coding sequence ATGAGCAAAGGAATCATGTATATCGACGGCAAGCGGGTCGCCTTTGACGGGGAGAAAAACGTATTGGCAGTTATCCGCAAGGCGGGGATCGAAATCCCGACCTTCTGCTATTATTCGGAACTTTCGGTTTACGGCGCCTGCCGGATGTGTGTTGTGGAGAACGAATGGGGCGGCGTGGAGGCATCCTGTTCGATGCAGCCGCGGGACGGCATGAAAATCCGGACCAACACCGCCAAGCTTCAAAAACACCGTAAAATGATCCTCGAGCTGCTGCTCGCGGCCCACTGCCGGGATTGCACCGTCTGCGAAAAGAACGGTAAATGCAAACTGCAGGAGCTTTCGCTTCAGTACGGTATCCGCCGCATCCGCTTTGAAGATACCCGTGAGAAAATGGAGCTCGACCGTTCGAGCAAATCCATCCTGCGCGATCCGAATAAATGCATCCTCTGCGGCGACTGTGTGCGCATGTGCAGCGAGGTGCAGGGGATGGGCGTCATAGATTTTGCCCACCGCGGCTCCAATCTGCGGATCATGCCTGCGTTCGGGCGTGAAATTGGGGAAACCGACTGTGTGGGCTGCGGCCAGTGCGCGGCGGTTTGTCCGACCGGCGCCATCACGATCAAGGGCGACATTGGCCGCGCCTGGAAGGCGATCCAGGACCCGGAGAAGCGGGTCGTCGTGCAGATCGCGCCCGCGGTGCGCGTTGCAATCGGAGAAGAATTCGGCCTCGCGCCGGGTGAAAATGTCATGGGCAAACTGGTCGCGGCGCTCAAGCTGATGGGTGTGGACTATGTCTTTGATACCACCCTCGGCGCGGACCTTACAGTCATGGAGGAGGCCAGCGAATTCCTCAAGCGGATCGAAACGGGCGGCCCGTTCCCAATGTTCACCTCCTGCTGCCCGGCGTGGGTGCGCTACGTCGAGAAACGCAAACCGGAATATCTCACAAACATCTCCTCCTGCAAATCCCCGATGGAGATGTTCGGCGCGGTGCTCAAAGAGCACTATAAATCGATGCAGGCTGTCGACGGCAAGGAAACGGTGGTCATTGCGATCATGCCCTGCACCGCCAAAAAATCCGAAGCCGCCCGCAGCGAATTTGTCCGGGCGGGCCTTGTGGATGTCGACTATGTGCTGACCACCCAGGAGGTCAGCACGATGATCAAAGAAAATGGCATCGTCTTTGACGAAATTGAAAGCGAGTCCCCGGATATGCCGTTCGGGCTTGGCAGTGGAGCGGGCGTTATCTTTGGCGCCACCGGCGGCGTGGCCGAGGCGGTCATCCGCCGCTGCGCCGAACAAAAGGATTCCAATACCCTGCGGGAAATTGAATTTTGCGGCGTGCGCGGCATGGAGGCTGTCAAGGAGGCCGCAATTACAGTCGATGGCCAGGAGATTAAGATCGCCGTTGTAAACGGGCTTGGAAAAGCACAGGAACTCATCGGGAAGATCGAAAGCGGGGAAGCCTCCTATCACCTGGTGGAAGTTATGGCGTGTCCGGGCGGATGCATCGGCGGCGCCGGGCAGCCGCTTGGCTTTACAAAACAGCGCGAGGAGCGCGCGAAGGGCATTTACAGTGTTGACCAGCAGTCCCAGATCAAGCGTTCGGAGGAAAATCCGATGATCATGGCGCTCTATAACGGGGTGCTGCGCAAAAACCGGCACGAACTGCTCCACGTCCACTATCAGGGTGGATCGGAAGAATAG
- a CDS encoding (2Fe-2S) ferredoxin domain-containing protein has product MRVLEVCVGSACYLKGSYNVISDLQELVSDHDLAEQIEIKAAFCFGNCAGAVSAKFEDEDQVLSVDPKQVKRFFDNEVLPRLQA; this is encoded by the coding sequence ATGCGCGTATTGGAAGTGTGTGTGGGAAGCGCCTGCTACTTGAAAGGCTCTTACAATGTGATCAGTGACTTGCAGGAGCTGGTTTCGGATCATGATCTGGCTGAACAGATTGAGATCAAAGCCGCGTTCTGTTTTGGAAACTGCGCGGGAGCCGTATCCGCGAAGTTTGAGGACGAGGATCAGGTGCTGAGCGTGGATCCCAAGCAGGTGAAGCGCTTCTTTGACAACGAGGTGCTGCCTCGCCTGCAGGCATAA
- a CDS encoding methylated-DNA--[protein]-cysteine S-methyltransferase — protein sequence MFYSTTYQSPVGLLTLACDGENLAGLWMEGQKYFGNTVPERMTKKADLPVLRAAKDWLDRYFAGEKPGISELPLRPIGGTFRQEVWNMLCAIPYGEVTTYGDIAKKMAAKMGRKTMSSQAVGGAVGHNPISIIIPCHRVVGASGSLTGYAGGVEKKIMLLELEGVDMSRLFAPVKGSAL from the coding sequence CTGTTCTATTCCACAACATACCAATCTCCCGTGGGACTCCTTACCCTTGCGTGTGATGGGGAAAATTTGGCGGGCCTTTGGATGGAGGGCCAGAAGTACTTCGGAAATACCGTCCCGGAGCGCATGACAAAAAAGGCTGACCTGCCGGTATTGCGCGCCGCAAAAGACTGGCTGGACCGCTATTTTGCCGGGGAGAAGCCCGGGATTTCTGAACTCCCTCTGCGCCCTATCGGGGGAACCTTTCGTCAAGAGGTATGGAATATGCTGTGCGCAATCCCCTACGGAGAGGTGACCACCTACGGCGATATTGCCAAAAAAATGGCGGCTAAAATGGGCAGAAAAACGATGTCCAGCCAAGCGGTGGGCGGCGCTGTGGGACATAACCCCATCTCCATCATCATCCCCTGCCACCGGGTGGTAGGCGCCAGTGGAAGCCTGACCGGCTATGCTGGAGGCGTTGAAAAAAAGATCATGCTCCTGGAGCTGGAGGGCGTGGATATGTCCCGACTGTTTGCGCCTGTAAAAGGGAGCGCCTTATAA